The proteins below come from a single Bubalus kerabau isolate K-KA32 ecotype Philippines breed swamp buffalo chromosome 19, PCC_UOA_SB_1v2, whole genome shotgun sequence genomic window:
- the LOC129633614 gene encoding protein C1orf43 homolog codes for MRQGSGLNRSSSVWGGEAMASGSNWLSGVNVVLVMAYGSLVFVLLFIFVKRQIMRFAMKSRRGPHVPVGHNAPKDLKEEIDIRLSKVQDIKYEPQLLADDDARLLQLETQGNQNCYNYLYRMKALDAIRASEIPFHAEGRHPHSLMGKNFRSYLLDLRNTSTPFKGVRKALIDTLLDGYETAPYGTGVFGLSEYLRYQEALSELATVVKARSGSSQRQHQSAAKDLTQSPEVSPTTIQVTYLPSSQKSKRAKHFLELKSFKDNYNTLESTL; via the coding sequence ATGAGGCAGGGCAGCGGGTTAAACCGGAGCAGTTccgtgtggggtggggaggccatGGCGTCCGGCAGTAACTGGCTGTCTGGCGTGAATGTCGTGCTGGTGATGGCCTACGGCAGCCTGGTGTTTGTACTGCTATTTATTTTTGTGAAGAGGCAAATCATGCGCTTTGCAATGAAATCCCGAAGGGGACCTCATGTCCCTGTGGGACACAATGCCCCCAAGGACTTAAAAGAGGAGATTGATATCCGACTGTCCAAGGTTCAGGATATCAAGTATGAACCTCAGCTTCTCGCAGATGATGATGCAAGACTGCTACAGCTGGAAACCCAGGGAAATCAAAATTGCTACAACTACCTATACAGGATGAAAGCTCTGGATGCTATCCGTGCCTCTGAGATCCCATTTCATGCTGAAGGCCGACATCCCCATTCCTTAATGGGCAAGAATTTCCGCTCCTACCTGCTAGATCTTCGAAACACTAGTACTCCTTTCAAGGGTGTGCGCAAGGCCCTTATTGATACCCTGCTGGATGGCTATGAGACAGCCCCCTATGGGACAGGGGTCTTTGGCCTGAGTGAGTACCTGCGCTATCAGGAGGCCCTGAGTGAGCTGGCCACAGTGGTCAAAGCACGAAGTGGGAGCTCTCAGCGACAACACCAGTCAGCAGCCAAAGACCTAACCCAGTCTCCTGAAGTCTCCCCAACAACCATCCAGGTGACATACCTCCCCTCCAGTCAGAAGAGTAAACGTGCCAAGCACTTCCTCGAATTGAAGAGCTTTAAGGACAACTATAACACACTGGAGAGTACTCTGTGA